A region from the Toxotes jaculatrix isolate fToxJac2 chromosome 2, fToxJac2.pri, whole genome shotgun sequence genome encodes:
- the LOC121194974 gene encoding syntaphilin, translated as MSLAQSRKPSSGQRRRSVGTSGGSGRYSSDTSSTHTYPGRGRATEGSPTARTYPSTPRRQAKHTACSDNHGIRPPTPEQYLTPLQQKEVCIRHLRARLRENVERLQHRDCEIDELRTQLYRMQEDWIEEECHRVEAQLALKEARKEIQHLQEVVESVRSNLGVREQDPHDHKPYSGLQGARPGGRSRSCGCSPASTLSRSTTYTRLSSEALQLERSSNAPEASGASRPPGQTHLLLEAALLSEQLPPQGQIRGPPTVPRSSTYERLCSGGTVLPISHSCHTLSSSCRCSGHTYLPHHHLFLHLPQEDAPLTAVTPAVSVSSPIPTPAPAVEKKPEVRSQACSPTMTWLCEESAAEELSVISLATADITPPEPQLFPSSLPPASPPEHSYSLEPLPPDKPEEVVKTPADTHTCQPHPTAPLPARQEATVLEIEEDDTEETEGANEEGYTPQLCHWSRYFLIDLLALAMPVVPTMAWLCRGAPRDVMPVYHIGSLLRGCCAVALHSLRRQGAGRGRRPTSMNGTTTI; from the exons ATGTCTCTCGCTCAGAGTCGAAAGCCCTCCTCAGGTCAGCGCAG GCGCTCAGTCGGCACTAGTGGCGGCAGCGGGCGATATTCCAGTGATACATCCAGCACCCACACATACCCTGGTCGGGGCAGGGCAACAGAGGGCAGCCCCACTGCCCGGACGTATCCTAGTACACCCAG GCGTCAGGCAAAGCACACAGCCTGCAGCGACAACCATGGGATCAGGCCCCCTACACCGGAGCAGTACCTCACACCCCTGCAACAGAAGGAGGTGTGTATACGACATCTGCGAGCCAGGCTGAGGGAGAATGTGGAAAGACTACAACACAG GGACTGTGAAATAGATGAGTTGAGGACCCAACTGTATAGGATGCAGGAAGACTGGATAGAAGAGGAGTGCCACCGTGTGGAGGCCCAGTTAGCCCTCAAAGAGGCCCGCAAGGAGATCCAGCATCTCCAAGAAGTGGTCGAGTCTGTGAGGTCCAACCTTGGTGTCCGTGAACAAGACCCCCACGATCACAAGCCATACTCAGGGTTGCAGGGAGCTCGGCCAGGGGGGAGGTCTCGCTCCTGTGGCTGTTCCCCAGCCAGCACCTTGAGCCGCAGCACCACTTACACCCGCCTGAGCAGCGAGGCTCTGCAGCTGGAGCGCAGCTCTAACGCTCCTGAGGCAAGTGGAGCGTCTCGCCCTCCAGGACAAACCCACCTACTCCTGGAAGCAGCCCTCCTGTCAGAACAGCTGCCACCACAGGGCCAAATCCGAGGCCCCCCCACTGTACCGCGCTCTTCCACCTACGAAAGGCTGTGCAGTGGGGGGACTGTGTTGCCAATTTCACACTCCTGCCACACTCTCAGTAGCAGCTGCAGGTGTAGTGGACACACCTACCTCCCCCATCATCACTTGTTCCTGCACTTACCTCAGGAGGACGCCCCACTAACAGCGGTGactcctgctgtctctgtctccagtcCCATCCCGACACCTGCACCTGCAGTAGAGAAAAAGCCAGAGGTCCGCTCCCAGGCCTGCAGCCCGACCATGACCTGGCTGTGTGAGGAAAGTGCTGCCGAAGAGCTGAGTGTCATTTCTTTAGCCACAGCAGACATCACTCCCCCAGAACCACAGCTGTTTCCCTCTTCTTTACCTCCCGCGTCCCCCCCTGAGCATTCATACAGCTTAGAGCCGCTACCACCCGACAAACCAGAGGAGGTGGTGAAGACACCAGCAGATACCCACACCTGCCAGCCCCACCCCACAGCTCCACTGCCAGCGAGGCAGGAAGCTACAGTACTGGAGATAGAAGAGGACGATACGGAGGAAACTGAAGGCGCAAACGAAGAAGGGTACACGCCTCAGCTGTGCCACTGGAGCCGGTACTTCCTCATAGATCTTTTGGCTTTGGCGATGCCGGTTGTCCCAACCATGGCGTGGCTGTGTCGAGGGGCACCACGGGACGTCATGCCAGTGTATCACATTGGGTCCCTGCTGAGAGGTTGCTGCGCCGTGGCCCTCCACTCGCTTCGCCGCCAGGGTGCAGGCAGGGGACGCAGGCCTACCAGCATGAATGGAACGACAACAATCTGA
- the rad21l1 gene encoding double-strand-break repair protein rad21-like protein 1 yields the protein MLFYTQLFTSKRGPLAKIWLAAHWERKLTKAHVFECNLETTISDIISPKMKIGLRTSGHLLLGVVRIYSRKAKYLLADCNDALLKIKMAFRPGQTDMPVEGLEATLKAITLIEDFTSFDAQLPPLSNIEVVDHFSLNQSRSEEITLKEDFGNDFLNLADIGESQGHQHALLDMSFHSLAQKGDAFGDEDKGFDLLDFLTYSSDHTESTDFIPEEPQNKNLENTTLNYQQDADRRDPEEVETPTLNETTLLANEEEAFALEPVTITSNSEKKRGKRKRKLIVDQTKELTNEYIREQISDYSDLVTSLDMAPPTVQLMQWKESGGVDKLFAQPCSSVVAPQIKELFSKSIFQVKYFRVCEEVEEMRQDAQKVQEDISVLTTDNMSVADSSVDTEAHKTEMTALDRMNNNQRYSYSELTQDENRSEFTYPELPSEDSMFVHPSHMEQETQSTSLHTQSMLDSQDFEERRITRRAQKLLNTLQSQSDSGTTFSLQALCEGDTRSQAATTFLCLLVLKKQHAIHLHQRAPYEDIIVTPGPKFFN from the exons ATGTTGTTCTACACGCAACTGTTCACGTCCAAGCGGGGGCCTCTGGCCAAGATTTGGTTAGCAGCGCACTGGGAAAGGAAACTGACCAAGGCCCATGTGTTTGAATGCAATTTGGAAAcgaccatcagtgacatcatttcTCCGAAG ATGAAAATCGGTTTGCGGACATCTGGTCACCTGCTCCTCGGTGTGGTCAGGATCTACTCCAGAAAAGCCAAGTATCTCCTTGCAGACTGCAACGATGCTCTGcttaaaattaaaatggcaTTCAGGCCAG GTCAGACAGATATGCCTGTGGAGGGGCTCGAGGCAACACTAAAAGCAATTACCCTGATCGAAGACTTCACTTCTTTTGATGCCCAGCTGCCACCCCTAAG TAACATAGAGGTTGTGGACCACTTTTCACTGAACCAGAGCCGATCAGAGGAAATCACTCTGAAAGAGGACTTTGGAAATGACTTTCTGAACTTGGCAGACATCG GTGAGTCCCAGGGCCATCAGCATGCGCTGCTGGATATGAGCTTCCATAGTCTGGCTCAAAAGGGGGATGCTTTTGGAGATGAGGATAAAGGATTCGACTTACTTG ACTTTCTGACATACTCCAGTGATCATACCGAGTCCACTGACTTCATCCCAGAGGAgcctcaaaataaaaatctggagAACACTACACTTAATTATCAACAAG ATGCTGATAGAAGAGATCCAGAGGAGGTAGAGACCCCTACACTGAATGAGACCACCTTGCTTGCCAATGAGGAGGAGGCCTTTGCCCTTGAACCTGTGACCATCACTT CAAactcagagaagaagaggggaaagaggaaaCGTAAGTTGATTGTGGACCAGACAAAAGAGCTGACCAACGAATATATCAGAGAGCAGATTTCTGACTATTCAGATCTGGTCACCTCCCTGGACATGGCCCCACCGACCGTGCAGCTCATGCAGTGGAAGGAGAGCGGAGGTGTCGACAAACTTTTTGCACAGCCATGTTCCAGTGTAGTAGCCCCACAGATAAAAGAG CTCTTTTCCAAGAGTATTTTCCAGGTGAAATATTTTAGAGTTTGTGAGGAGGTTGAGGAGATGCGCCAGGATGCTCAAAAAG TTCAGGAGGACATAAGTGTCCTGACCACAGACAACATGAGCGTCGCAGATTCATCAGTCGATACTGAAGCACACAAGACTGAGATGACAGCTCTTGATCGAATGAACAACAACCAGCGTTACAGTTACTCAGAGCTCACACAA GATGAAAACAGATCGGAGTTCACTTACCCAGAACTTCCATCAGAGGACTCCATGTTTGTCCATCCATCTCACATGGAGCAGGAGACTCAGTCAACGTCCCTCCACACTCAG TCTATGCTGGACAGCCAGGACtttgaggagaggaggataaCCAGGCGAGCACAGAAGCTTCTGAACACTCTACAA aGCCAGAGCGACAGTGGCACCACATTCAGCCTGCAGGCACTCTGTGAAGGCGACACTCGCTCACAGGCTGCAACCACTTTCTTATGTCTGCTTGTCCTGAAAAAACAACATGCCATCCACCTGCACCAGAGAGCTCCCTATGAGGACATCATTGTCACGCCTGGACCCAAGTTCTTCAATTAG
- the opn7d gene encoding opsin 7, group member d: MGNASDTSAVFSSTISKEHDILMGSLYSIFCILSLMGNCILLLVAYHKRSTLKPAEFFIINLSISDLGMTLSLFPLAIPSAFSHRWLFGEITCQLYAMCGVLFGLCSLTNLTALSLVCCLKVCFPNHGNKFSSSHARLLVVGVWCYASVFAVGPLAQWGHYSAEPYGTACCIDWHAPNHELSALSYIVCLFVFCYALPCTVIFLSYTFILLTVRGSRQAVQQHVSPQTKTTNAHTLIVKLSVAVCIGFLGAWTPYAAVAMWAAFGDATQVPPAAFALAAVFAKSSTIYNPVVYLLCKPNFRECLYRDTSMLRQRIYRGSPQSDPKERFGCNSHRNKDTSVSIRFSSGQPESYGACLNCTENAALCHVTPAQRTACILTGSTYREVTVSQLSSKPQADFL; the protein is encoded by the exons ATGGGAAATGCTTCAGACACATCCGCTGTGTTTTCCTCCACCATCTCCAAGGAGCATGACATCCTCATGGGTTCACTCTACAGCATATTCT gtATATTGTCCCTCATGGGCAACTGCATTCTGCTACTTGTTGCATATCACAAGCGGTCGACCTTGAAGCCAGCAGAGTTCTTCATCAtcaatctctccatcagtgACCTTGGGATGACACTCTCTTTATTCCCACTGGCAATACCATCAGCTTTTTCACACAG GTGGCTGTTTGGAGAAATCACCTGTCAGCTCTATGCTATGTGTGGAGTACTGTTTGGTCTGTGCAGCTTGACCAACCTCACAGCCCTCTCCTTAGTCTGCTGCCTTAAAGTCTGCTTCCCTAACCATG GTAACAAGTTCTCCTCGTCACATGCCCGCCTCCTGGTGGTTGGAGTGTGGTGTTACGCATCTGTGTTTGCTGTAGGGCCCTTGGCACAGTGGGGACATTACAGTGCTGAACCTTACGGCACAGCCTGCTGCATTGACTGGCATGCACCCAACCACGAGCTTTCAGCTTTGTCTTACATTGTCTGCCTTTTCGTCTTTTGTTATGCACTGCCCTGCACCGTCATCTTCCTCTCCTACACTTTCATTCTGCTGACAGTGCGGGGGTCACGTCAGGCCGTCCAGCAGCATGTGTCACCACAGACCAAGACCACCAATGCACACACTCTCATTGTCAAG CTGTCAGTAGCAGTATGTATAGGCTTCCTGGGCGCCTGGACCCCCTATGCTGCTGTGGCCATGTGGGCTGCTTTCGGAGACGCTACACAAGTTCCTCCCGCTGCCTTCGCCCTGGCTGCTGTGTTTGCCAAGTCTTCCACCATCTACAACCCTGTGGTCTACCTGCTCTGTAAGCCCAACTTTCGCGAGTGTCTCTACAGAGACACGTCTATGTTACGACAGAGGATCTACAGGGGAAGTCCACAGTCAGATCCGAAAGAACGTTTCGGATGCAACTCACATCGCAATAAGGACACAAGCGTCTCCATACGCTTCTCAAGTGGACAGCCGGAGAGCTACGGGGCGTGTCTGAACTGCACTGAGAATGCAGCACTATGTCACGTGACCCCGGCCCAAAGGACTGCCTGCATCCTGACTGGATCCACCTACAGAGAGGTGACAGTTAGTCAGCTCTCATCCAAACCACAGGCTGATTTCCTCTAG